The proteins below come from a single Pararge aegeria chromosome 23, ilParAegt1.1, whole genome shotgun sequence genomic window:
- the LOC120634221 gene encoding uncharacterized protein LOC120634221: MEFEFHENGVLTGVAGSFCLLCEKYITKTDLTVHIANSEHKERLAPSAYLDKYKDDRIRKVKMGYYCEPCNILIQTSSKVGVHVGDTTHDKNKTYHLVREVDKGLVAFDDILIERQTWNGQNVESCYVCNVEFSDENKHCNESSHILNIIQSKLELKRGKYVYRKIDDVVLNCLICNSLITVDSKESHAEDSDHTNNFIKCQNNYKKFKIQSAHTNTLREIIPTKTELRGKNGEEMNTDNMKLDVSMDNCNGEDYQKTESDCQKIIVFKVQNAHTEHTPKGTTDTELSVGVNGELTKADSKKLDVAIENCNDDGVEIDKENKKTESDCQKVNDFKVQNAHTEHTPKCTTDTELRFGVYGEGTKADSKKLNVAIESCNDNGIETDKENNKTESDCQKVNDLQVQNAHIEHTPQATTDTESSDGVNGEGTKTDSNKLDVAMENCNDIVSPQEALKSAMQFAHANHMKYKRNNTYCKVCNVKIASSLLRLKEHVAEKKHQEKAARCSEVVIKKVPFIEFFDSEFTVKSLFTRDTIINENFCLTYASFQTISQHGMKFRCQICEVSMEGENKVFFHASQWEHTKGIQQASVLTTFKEEFVREIRPGVYHCGFCNFIEASMTGLRNHLKSFMHGAKKNEARIRLGKGLAALREHEQNEFFARLFYGASLL, encoded by the exons ATGGAGTTCGAGTTTCATGAAAACGGAGTTCTCACCGGCGTCGCAGGCTCCTTTTGCCTGCTTTGTGAGAAGTACATTACAAAAACCGATCTAACTGTTCATATTGCAAATTCAGAGCATAAAGAGAGATTGGCGCCATCTGCTTATTTAGACAAATATAAAGATGACCGCATTCGAAAG GTTAAAATGGGCTACTACTGTGAGCCTTGTAACATATTAATACAAACATCATCAAAAGTTGGCGTTCATGTAGGTGATACTACACATGATAAGAACAAAACTTATCATCTAGTAAGAGAAGTAGATAAAGGATTGGTTGCATTTGATGATATATTAATAGAGAGGCAAACATGGAATGGACAGAATGTGGAATCTTGTTATGTTTGTAATGTGGAATTTTCTGATGAGAACAAACATTGTAATGAATCATCTCATATTCTGAACATCATACAGAGTAAATTGGAACTCAAGAGGGGCAAATATGTTTATCGCaag ATTGATGATGTAGTTTTGAATTGCCTTATCTGTAACAGTTTAATCACTGTAGATTCAAAGGAATCTCATGCAGAAGACTCCGATCatacaaataatttcattaaatgccagaataattataaaaaattcaaaatacagaGTGCACACACAAATACACTAAGAGaaattatacctactaaaaCAGAATTAAGGGGAAAAAATGGAGAAGAAATGAATACAGATAATATGAAGTTAGATGTTTCAATGGATAATTGTAATGGAGAAGATTATCAGAAAACTGAAAGTGATTGTCAAAAGATCATTGTCTTCAAAGTTCAGAATGCACACACAGAGCATACACCCAAAGGTACCACTGATACTGAATTAAGTGTTGGAGTGAATGGAGAATTAACCAAAGCTGATTCTAAGAAGTTAGATGTTGCAATTGAAAATTGTAATGACGATGGAGTAGAAATTGATAAGGAAAACAAGAAAACTGAAAGTGATTGTCAAAAGGTCAATGACTTCAAAGTTCAGAATGCACACACAGAGCATACACCCAAATGTACCACTGATACTGAATTAAGATTTGGAGTGTATGGAGAAGGAACCAAAGCTGATTCTAAAAAGTTAAATGTTGCAATTGAAAGTTGTAATGACAATGGAATAGAAACTgataaagaaaacaataaaactgAAAGTGATTGTCAAAAGGTCAATGACCTCCAAGTTCAGAATGCACACATAGAGCATACACCCCAAGCTACCACTGATACTGAATCAAGTGATGGAGTGAATGGAGAAGGAACCAAAACTGATTCTAATAAGTTAGATGTTGCAATGGAAAATTGTAATGACATAGTTTCGCCGCAAGAAGCTTTGAAAAGTGCAATGCAATTCGCCCATGCAAATCATATGAAATACAAGCGCAACAACACATATTGCAAAGTTTGTAATGTTAAGATCGCATCGTCCCTTTTAAGGCTCAAAGAGCATGTTgcagaaaaaaaacatcaagAAAAAGCTGCACGATGCTCTGAAGTTGTTATCAAAAAGGTTCCTTTCATTGAATTTTTTGATAGCGAATTCACAGTGAAGTCTTTATTTACACGTGATActataattaatgaaaatttttgttTGACTTATGCTAGCTTTCAAACAATTAGTCAACATGGAATGAAATTTAGATGTCAGATATGTGAAGTCTCTATGGAGGgagaaaataaagtatttttccaTGCAAGTCAGTGGGAACATACTAAAGGGATTCAACAAGCGTCTGTCCTCACAACGTTTAAAGAGGAGTTCGTGAGAGAG ATTCGGCCGGGGGTCTACCATTGTGGCTTTTGCAACTTCATTGAAGCGAGTATGACCGGCCTCAGAAATCATCTAAAATCCTTCATGCACGGAGCGAAAAAGAACGAGGCTCGAATTCGCCTTGGCAAAGGTTTGGCGGCCTTGCGAGAACATGAACAAAACGAATTTTTTGCTCGGTTATTTTACGGCGCCAGCCTACTTTAG